The Deinococcus koreensis genome window below encodes:
- a CDS encoding replication-associated recombination protein A, whose protein sequence is MTLFDPPAPLAERLRPRTVAEVVGQSHLLGPGRPLTRVLQSGRLGSLILWGPPGVGKTTLARLLAGEVGAHFIALSAVSAGVKDVREATAEAERLRGRGQRTILFLDEIHRFNKAQQDALLPHVESGLLTLIGATTENPSFEVNPALRSRARTLVLQALTQGEVRELLNRALSDERGLPGVSAQEDALELLARLSEGDARRALSTLEVASTLADPVTPEAVTEAFGKHLPAMDKNGEDFYNLISALHKSVRGSHVDGALYWLARMVEGGADPLYVARRVVRMAAEDIGLADPHALRLCIAARDTVEFLGSPEGDLALAQAVVYLALAPKSNSVYVAWKRALDAVQEGETLPVPVHLRNAPTHFMRQQGYGQGYAYYFDDPEGSFAQDYLPGGVQLGLYAPTGEGWEAKVAARWRKLQVAHGEGPEPAQAEEV, encoded by the coding sequence GTGACCCTCTTCGACCCGCCCGCCCCCCTGGCCGAGCGCCTGCGCCCCCGCACGGTCGCCGAGGTCGTGGGGCAGTCGCACCTGCTGGGGCCCGGGAGACCCCTGACCCGCGTGCTGCAGAGCGGGCGGCTGGGCTCGCTGATCCTGTGGGGGCCGCCGGGCGTGGGCAAGACCACCCTGGCGCGGCTGCTGGCCGGCGAGGTCGGGGCGCACTTCATCGCGCTCTCGGCGGTCAGTGCCGGCGTGAAGGACGTGCGCGAGGCCACCGCCGAGGCCGAGCGCCTGCGGGGCCGGGGCCAGCGCACCATCCTGTTCCTCGACGAGATCCACCGCTTCAACAAGGCCCAGCAGGACGCCCTGCTGCCGCATGTGGAATCCGGCCTGCTGACCCTGATCGGCGCGACCACCGAGAACCCCAGTTTCGAGGTGAACCCGGCGCTGCGCTCGCGGGCCCGCACGCTGGTCTTGCAGGCCCTGACCCAGGGGGAGGTGCGCGAGCTGCTGAACCGCGCCCTGAGCGACGAACGCGGCCTGCCCGGTGTGAGCGCGCAGGAGGACGCGCTGGAACTGCTCGCCCGGCTCTCCGAGGGCGACGCCCGCCGCGCCCTGAGCACCCTGGAGGTCGCCAGCACGCTGGCCGACCCGGTCACTCCGGAAGCCGTCACCGAAGCGTTCGGCAAGCACCTGCCCGCCATGGACAAGAACGGCGAGGACTTCTACAACCTGATCAGTGCGCTGCACAAGAGCGTGCGCGGCAGCCATGTGGACGGCGCGCTGTACTGGCTGGCCCGCATGGTCGAGGGCGGCGCCGATCCCCTGTACGTGGCCCGCCGGGTGGTTCGCATGGCCGCTGAGGACATCGGCCTGGCCGACCCCCACGCGCTGCGGCTGTGCATCGCCGCGCGCGACACGGTGGAATTCCTGGGCAGCCCGGAGGGTGACCTGGCGCTGGCCCAGGCGGTCGTGTACCTCGCCCTGGCGCCCAAGAGCAACTCGGTGTACGTGGCCTGGAAACGGGCCCTGGACGCGGTGCAGGAGGGCGAGACGCTGCCGGTGCCGGTGCACCTGCGAAACGCTCCGACCCATTTCATGCGCCAGCAGGGCTACGGCCAGGGCTACGCCTACTATTTCGACGACCCCGAAGGCTCGTTCGCCCAGGACTACCTCCCGGGCGGCGTGCAGCTCGGTCTGTACGCCCCGACCGGCGAGGGCTGGGAGGCGAAGGTGGCGGCGAGGTGGCGCAAGTTGCAGGTCGCACACGGAGAGGGGCCGGAACCCGCGCAGGCAGAGGAGGTCTAA
- a CDS encoding Sec-independent protein translocase subunit TatA/TatB, translated as MSRLPARPAPPPKESTMPNLGPAELIVILIVALVVFGPRKLPELGKSLGAGLREFRKSTQGLREELEGSMKAAPTPPAPAPVQTISAQSVAAQSVSAQGVAAQTIHPAAAPDAPQPVAPVPSQSLIPQAAAPQPAPPRKDEADPGAG; from the coding sequence GTGTCCCGCCTGCCGGCCCGTCCGGCGCCGCCCCCCAAGGAGTCCACCATGCCCAACCTCGGCCCCGCTGAACTGATCGTCATCCTGATAGTCGCCCTGGTCGTGTTCGGCCCGCGCAAGCTGCCCGAGCTGGGCAAGAGCCTGGGCGCCGGTCTGCGCGAATTCCGCAAGAGTACCCAGGGCCTGCGCGAGGAGCTGGAGGGCAGCATGAAGGCGGCCCCCACGCCGCCCGCGCCCGCCCCGGTGCAGACCATCTCGGCCCAGAGTGTCGCAGCACAGAGTGTTTCAGCACAGGGCGTTGCAGCACAGACCATCCACCCCGCTGCCGCCCCCGACGCTCCGCAGCCGGTGGCCCCGGTGCCCTCCCAGAGCCTGATTCCGCAGGCCGCCGCGCCCCAGCCCGCGCCGCCCCGGAAAGACGAGGCCGATCCTGGCGCCGGCTGA
- a CDS encoding YifB family Mg chelatase-like AAA ATPase, translating into MLARARSVALIGVDAVPVDVEVDVSPGLPAFTVVGLPDQAVSEARERVRAAVRNAGLPFPAARITVNLAPADLRKEGPLYDLPIALGVLAAQGLLPAGALAGILAAGELALDGSLRPIAGAVNLALLASQLELPALLPDGNAQEAALIEGLTVYGARSLLDAAQHLSGRTPLPPTAPPVVGEPDASFLDLADLKGQSAARRALEIAVAGGHNLLLVGSPGSGKTMLARRAPGLLPPLARAEALEVTRIHSAAGLLTARGGLNLAPPYRAPHHTVSDAGLIGGGGVPRPGEVSLAHRGVLFLDEFPEFSRKALETLRQPLEDGTVTISRARATVQYPARFQLIAAMNPCPCGHHGDPEKACSCSVAERLRYASRISGPLLDRIDLVVKVPRLSVEELSRAPEPEASAAVRERVRRARERMLERQGGRNTDLAGQALRRHAPLSAGPEAFLHAAARQLNLTGRGYDRVLRVARTSADLSGSEDIREVHLAEAVGYRPRDLH; encoded by the coding sequence ATGCTGGCCCGCGCGCGCAGCGTGGCCCTGATCGGCGTGGACGCCGTGCCGGTGGATGTAGAGGTCGACGTCTCGCCGGGGCTGCCCGCCTTCACGGTGGTGGGGCTGCCCGATCAGGCGGTGAGCGAGGCGCGCGAGCGGGTGCGGGCGGCGGTGCGCAACGCCGGCCTGCCCTTCCCGGCGGCCCGCATCACGGTCAATCTGGCGCCGGCCGACCTCCGCAAGGAGGGGCCGCTGTACGACCTGCCCATCGCGCTGGGGGTGCTGGCGGCGCAGGGCCTGCTGCCCGCCGGGGCGCTGGCCGGCATCCTGGCGGCGGGGGAACTCGCGCTGGACGGCAGCCTGAGACCGATCGCCGGGGCCGTGAACCTGGCGCTGCTGGCCTCGCAGCTTGAACTGCCCGCCCTGCTGCCCGACGGCAACGCCCAGGAAGCCGCCCTGATCGAGGGCCTGACGGTGTATGGCGCACGCAGCCTGCTGGACGCCGCGCAGCATCTCAGCGGCCGCACCCCTCTGCCCCCCACGGCGCCGCCGGTGGTCGGCGAGCCCGACGCGTCGTTCCTCGATCTGGCGGATCTCAAGGGCCAGAGTGCGGCCCGGCGGGCGCTGGAGATCGCCGTGGCGGGCGGGCACAACCTGCTGCTGGTGGGCTCGCCGGGCAGCGGCAAGACCATGCTGGCCCGCCGCGCCCCGGGCCTGTTGCCGCCCCTGGCCCGCGCCGAGGCCCTGGAGGTCACGCGCATCCATTCGGCCGCCGGGCTGCTGACCGCGCGGGGCGGCCTGAACCTCGCCCCGCCGTACCGGGCGCCCCACCACACCGTCTCCGACGCGGGCCTGATCGGTGGGGGCGGCGTGCCCCGGCCGGGTGAGGTCAGCCTGGCCCACCGGGGAGTGCTGTTTCTCGACGAGTTCCCGGAATTCAGCCGCAAGGCGCTCGAAACCCTGCGCCAGCCCCTGGAGGACGGCACCGTCACCATCAGCCGGGCGCGGGCCACCGTGCAGTACCCGGCCCGCTTCCAGCTCATCGCGGCCATGAATCCGTGTCCCTGCGGCCACCACGGCGATCCGGAGAAGGCCTGCAGCTGTTCCGTGGCCGAGCGGCTGCGCTACGCCTCGCGCATCAGCGGGCCGCTGCTCGACCGGATCGACCTGGTGGTGAAGGTGCCCCGCCTGAGCGTGGAGGAGCTGAGCCGCGCCCCCGAACCCGAAGCGTCGGCGGCGGTGCGTGAGCGCGTGCGGCGGGCGAGGGAGCGGATGCTGGAGCGTCAGGGCGGACGCAACACCGATCTGGCCGGTCAGGCGCTGCGCCGGCACGCGCCCCTCTCAGCCGGCCCGGAAGCCTTCCTCCACGCGGCAGCCCGGCAGCTGAACCTGACCGGCCGGGGCTACGACCGGGTCTTACGGGTCGCGCGCACCTCGGCCGATCTCTCCGGCAGCGAGGACATCCGGGAAGTCCACCTCGCCGAAGCGGTGGGTTACCGGCCCCGCGACCTGCACTGA
- a CDS encoding NPCBM/NEW2 domain-containing protein produces MTPRRFHPLWLIGAAALLNACGGAGVPQAEGDPYAGADHPWTYSAPAGQLGAQSLTPGDNSLSYERVLDASNGWGPVEVNRSNGEMGASDGRTLTLNGQTSARGFGVHAGSSMRFGLQGSGATCSRFRVGVGIDDEVGSRGSVVFQVYLDGVKAFDSGLMTGASATKWADLDIRGRQALKLVVTDGGDGKAYDHADWVQPTVRCAAVTPRPTLTLGQDRLEIFHKHSAALSATFADLSGPVGLRLEVAPGFSSGLQLRTTSLTLPAAAGPQRVVIDAPGLPDFYTETQSLSAPYTLVVSQGGRDVARAPLTIQQKLLGVQASAAPALLPARPGSAVTFTVTVRLTPGLETSLEIGNSGCPVQGCEYAATPVSETTSVLSGGASVLQREFRVVLPAGISPTQNLTLDYYVVVGDFAGYRKPWYGNTQVAVVWQPLK; encoded by the coding sequence ATGACCCCACGCCGTTTCCACCCCCTCTGGCTCATCGGCGCCGCCGCCCTCCTGAACGCCTGTGGCGGCGCCGGGGTGCCGCAGGCGGAGGGCGATCCCTACGCCGGGGCTGATCACCCCTGGACATACAGCGCGCCCGCCGGTCAGCTCGGCGCCCAGAGCCTGACGCCCGGTGACAACAGCCTGAGCTACGAGCGGGTGCTGGACGCCAGCAACGGCTGGGGGCCGGTCGAGGTGAACCGCTCCAACGGCGAGATGGGCGCCTCGGACGGCCGGACGCTGACCCTGAACGGGCAGACCTCCGCGCGCGGCTTCGGCGTTCATGCCGGCAGCTCAATGCGCTTTGGCCTGCAGGGCAGCGGCGCCACCTGCAGCCGCTTCCGGGTCGGCGTGGGCATCGACGACGAGGTGGGCAGCCGGGGCAGCGTGGTCTTCCAGGTGTATCTGGACGGCGTGAAGGCCTTCGACAGTGGCCTGATGACCGGCGCCAGCGCCACGAAGTGGGCCGATCTGGACATCCGGGGCAGGCAGGCGCTCAAGCTGGTCGTGACCGACGGCGGGGACGGCAAGGCGTACGACCACGCCGACTGGGTGCAGCCGACCGTCCGCTGCGCGGCCGTGACCCCCCGGCCCACCCTGACGCTGGGCCAGGATCGCCTGGAGATCTTCCACAAGCACAGCGCCGCCCTGAGCGCCACCTTCGCGGATCTCAGCGGCCCGGTCGGCCTGCGCCTGGAGGTCGCGCCCGGCTTTTCCAGCGGCCTGCAGCTCCGCACCACCAGCCTGACCCTCCCCGCCGCTGCAGGCCCCCAGCGCGTGGTCATCGACGCGCCCGGTCTGCCGGACTTCTACACCGAGACCCAGAGCCTGAGCGCGCCCTACACGCTGGTGGTGAGCCAGGGCGGCCGGGACGTCGCCCGCGCGCCGCTCACCATCCAGCAGAAGCTGCTGGGCGTGCAGGCCAGCGCGGCCCCGGCCCTGCTCCCGGCCCGGCCGGGCTCGGCGGTCACCTTCACCGTCACGGTCAGGCTCACCCCGGGGCTGGAGACCTCGCTGGAGATCGGCAACTCCGGCTGCCCGGTGCAGGGCTGCGAGTACGCGGCCACCCCGGTCTCCGAGACCACCAGCGTCCTCTCCGGGGGCGCGAGCGTGCTGCAGCGCGAGTTCCGGGTCGTCCTGCCCGCAGGGATCTCCCCGACGCAGAACCTCACCCTGGACTACTACGTCGTGGTCGGCGACTTCGCCGGCTACCGCAAGCCCTGGTACGGCAACACCCAGGTCGCCGTCGTCTGGCAGCCGCTGAAGTAG
- a CDS encoding [LysW]-lysine hydrolase: MPGELRPPQTARELLIGAVSIPSLSGQEGPLAAYLGSWMTAQGFQARIDEAGNAVGERGQGPLTVALLGHMDTVPGEIPVRIDESGVLHGRGAVDAKGPLCAFLAAVAALPDEALAAARFVVIGATEEEAPSSRGARHVMTTFRPDVVLIGEPSGWEGLTLGYKGRLVARVQLSRENFHTAGEGQSAADDLAEAWFRVRAWAARTAEGAGLFDSVQATIQELSSSNDGVTQLARATFGLRLPPRISPAEAEATLGELLADLPGLQLRFSGHESAVRHPRDNALTRALRVVIRAQGGTPVFKVKTGTSDMNVVAELWPVPTLAYGPGDSSLDHTPDERLELAEYDRAVAVLTGALTRLALSWPVPTQPGAAVPAGT, translated from the coding sequence ATGCCAGGTGAGCTGAGGCCCCCACAGACGGCGCGGGAACTCCTGATCGGCGCGGTCTCGATTCCCTCGCTGTCCGGGCAGGAAGGGCCGCTGGCCGCCTACCTCGGCAGCTGGATGACCGCCCAGGGCTTCCAGGCCCGCATCGACGAGGCCGGCAACGCGGTGGGCGAGCGGGGCCAGGGGCCGCTGACGGTGGCCTTGCTGGGGCACATGGACACCGTGCCCGGCGAGATTCCGGTGCGGATCGACGAGTCGGGCGTGCTGCACGGGCGCGGCGCGGTGGACGCCAAGGGCCCGCTGTGCGCCTTCCTGGCGGCGGTGGCGGCCCTGCCGGACGAGGCCCTGGCGGCGGCCCGCTTCGTGGTGATCGGCGCCACCGAGGAGGAGGCTCCCAGCAGCCGGGGGGCGCGGCACGTCATGACCACGTTCAGACCCGACGTGGTGCTGATCGGGGAACCGAGCGGCTGGGAGGGCCTGACGCTGGGGTATAAGGGCCGCCTGGTGGCGCGCGTGCAGCTCAGCCGGGAGAACTTCCACACGGCCGGTGAGGGCCAGAGCGCCGCCGACGACCTGGCCGAGGCCTGGTTCCGGGTGCGGGCCTGGGCTGCCCGCACCGCCGAGGGCGCCGGGCTCTTCGACTCGGTGCAGGCGACCATTCAGGAACTGTCGTCCAGCAACGACGGCGTGACCCAGCTGGCGCGCGCCACCTTCGGCCTGCGCCTGCCGCCCCGCATCTCTCCGGCCGAGGCCGAGGCCACCCTGGGGGAACTGCTCGCCGACCTGCCGGGCCTGCAGCTCCGCTTCAGCGGGCACGAATCGGCCGTGCGCCATCCCCGGGACAACGCCCTGACCCGCGCCCTGCGGGTCGTCATCCGCGCGCAGGGGGGCACGCCGGTCTTCAAGGTCAAGACCGGCACCAGCGACATGAACGTGGTGGCCGAACTCTGGCCGGTGCCCACGCTGGCCTACGGGCCGGGCGACAGCTCGCTCGACCACACCCCCGACGAGCGGCTGGAACTGGCGGAATACGACCGCGCGGTGGCCGTGCTCACCGGCGCGCTGACCCGGCTCGCGCTGTCCTGGCCCGTGCCGACCCAGCCAGGCGCGGCGGTGCCTGCGGGAACCTGA
- a CDS encoding SLC13 family permease → MEPVTLILILFVVALVLFATEWLPVDVTALGLLSALLVSGLITPKQAFAGFGSDTVITLASLFILTRVLLRAGVIEWIGMALARRARGATSLLRAMLGTVAGVSAFTSNTATTAVFLPVVAGVSRRAGIPASRALMPLAFASILGGTVTIIGTSTNIVVSGALPASGQAPLGFFELAWVGLPAALIGLLYLFFIAPRLLPARDAALEDSLRAYLADLTVAPGSPLSGQSLRESGLGRDHGLTVVAVRRGEQTVYAPGADYRLQEGDTLAVEGPTERILAGKTTLGVVSKSELKLQPGPADGDVRLVEAVVMPGSPLLGRTLKEARFRERYGASVLALHRRDKHFERLGRLRIQVGDVLLVQGGATRLDSLGDYLVVMGDLTEHQRDLRRAPLALLLFIGAVVTGGLGLVPLGVAVLVATALSLTLRLISPEEAYRSVEWPIIVLVACMLAFGTAFESTGAAKVLTGALSGVLEPLGPYGLLGALFLVTVALTQPMSNQAAALVMLPLAIGTAQALGYDPRPFIIGITVAASNSFITPLEPSCMLVYGPGRYTFLDFVRVGSGLTVVTFTVAMLVIPRVWPFV, encoded by the coding sequence ATGGAACCTGTCACCCTGATCCTCATCCTGTTCGTGGTGGCCCTGGTGCTGTTCGCCACCGAATGGCTGCCGGTGGACGTCACGGCGCTGGGCCTGCTCTCGGCGCTGCTGGTCTCGGGGCTGATCACCCCCAAGCAGGCCTTCGCGGGCTTCGGCAGCGACACCGTGATCACGCTGGCCTCGCTGTTCATCCTGACCCGCGTGCTGCTGCGGGCCGGCGTGATCGAGTGGATCGGCATGGCGCTGGCCCGCCGGGCGCGCGGCGCCACCAGCCTGCTGCGCGCCATGCTGGGCACGGTGGCGGGGGTCAGCGCCTTTACCAGCAACACCGCCACCACGGCCGTGTTCCTGCCGGTGGTGGCCGGCGTGTCGCGGCGCGCCGGCATTCCGGCCAGCCGCGCGCTGATGCCGCTGGCCTTCGCCAGCATCCTGGGCGGCACGGTCACGATCATCGGCACCAGCACCAACATCGTGGTTTCGGGCGCGCTGCCGGCCAGCGGGCAGGCGCCGCTGGGCTTCTTCGAACTGGCCTGGGTGGGCCTGCCCGCCGCGCTGATCGGGCTGCTCTACCTCTTCTTCATCGCCCCCCGGCTGCTGCCGGCCCGCGACGCCGCCCTGGAGGACTCGCTGCGCGCCTACCTGGCGGACCTGACCGTGGCCCCCGGCAGCCCGCTGAGCGGCCAGAGCCTGCGCGAGAGCGGCCTGGGCCGCGACCACGGCCTGACCGTGGTGGCCGTGCGCCGCGGCGAGCAGACGGTCTACGCGCCGGGCGCGGACTACCGCCTGCAGGAGGGCGACACGTTGGCGGTCGAGGGCCCCACCGAGCGCATCCTGGCCGGCAAGACCACGCTGGGGGTGGTCAGCAAGAGCGAACTCAAGCTGCAGCCCGGCCCGGCCGACGGCGACGTCCGGCTGGTCGAGGCGGTCGTGATGCCCGGCTCGCCGCTGCTGGGCCGCACCCTCAAGGAGGCGCGCTTCCGCGAGCGCTACGGGGCCTCGGTGCTGGCGCTGCACCGCCGCGACAAGCACTTCGAGCGCCTGGGCCGCCTGCGGATTCAGGTCGGCGACGTGCTGCTGGTGCAGGGCGGCGCCACCCGCCTGGACTCGCTGGGCGACTATCTGGTGGTCATGGGCGACCTGACCGAGCACCAGCGCGACCTGCGCCGCGCCCCGCTGGCCCTGCTGCTGTTCATCGGGGCGGTCGTGACCGGCGGCCTGGGCCTGGTGCCGCTGGGGGTGGCCGTGCTGGTCGCCACCGCCCTGAGCCTGACCCTGCGCCTGATCAGCCCGGAGGAGGCCTACCGCTCGGTGGAGTGGCCGATCATCGTGCTGGTCGCCTGCATGCTGGCCTTCGGCACCGCCTTCGAGAGCACCGGGGCCGCGAAGGTGCTGACTGGCGCGCTCTCGGGGGTGCTGGAGCCGCTGGGGCCCTATGGGCTGCTGGGGGCGCTGTTCCTGGTCACGGTCGCCCTGACCCAGCCCATGAGCAACCAGGCGGCCGCGCTGGTCATGCTGCCGCTGGCCATCGGCACCGCGCAGGCGCTGGGCTACGATCCCCGGCCCTTCATCATCGGGATCACGGTGGCGGCCAGCAACTCCTTCATCACGCCGCTGGAGCCCTCGTGCATGCTGGTCTACGGCCCCGGCCGCTACACCTTCCTGGATTTCGTGCGGGTCGGTTCCGGCCTGACCGTGGTCACCTTCACGGTCGCCATGCTGGTCATTCCGCGCGTCTGGCCCTTCGTTTGA
- a CDS encoding serine/threonine-protein kinase, whose product MPLDVGERLAGRYDLLALLGEGGSARVFRAHDTVVGRDVAVKLMHGHVPESDQARFLREVRTLARLTHPGIVPVLDLGTEAGSPETGGGRPFFTMPLMTGGLITALGPLEDAPLPLARFLTAAAFASRALHFIHAQGITHRDLTPGNVLLDDAGLPRIMDFGLVALTEHTRHLTRSGVTLGTPAYMAPEQAKGVGVGPRSDLYALGAVLYRVACGIPPFVGDSDQSVMFQHVYERVPDPRDLNPAVPDAVARVLLALLAKRPEERPEDGEALAHLWALARRDVWTNHARGQYRGGRTRTGEHPDGPARVSTLREAWSVPLPGEVTWPAAVVGEGDLVAVGTRGGQLVLTHSSGRPFATFAAKDEVTAPATFHGGHILFGAWDGTLRRVELHSGAELWRHQARAELTGAPTLWQGRVLASSRDGHLHALDAMTGELAWAYRAGGPVAASPLIWAGAALLFDESGWLHALDAHTGHPLWRVEVGTVHATPALLPTGSGEATLVVATWEGEVHALALGVERGRAVLRGPEPTLWTYDLEDEVWASPALTRSDSTQGLAILAGWGGTVRALRLSDGEDVWSHALEGRVTASPVISAGLVFLVSESGELAALDVRTGAPRWRHRERTGVQATPLAADGTLYVAFMNGTLRAYRCPVLEPGA is encoded by the coding sequence ATGCCACTGGACGTGGGCGAGAGGCTCGCCGGGCGCTATGACCTGCTGGCCCTGCTGGGCGAGGGGGGCAGCGCCCGTGTGTTCCGCGCCCACGACACCGTGGTGGGCCGGGACGTGGCGGTCAAGCTGATGCACGGCCACGTTCCCGAATCCGATCAGGCCCGCTTTCTGCGCGAGGTGCGGACCCTGGCCCGCCTGACCCATCCGGGCATCGTGCCGGTGCTCGACCTGGGCACCGAGGCGGGCAGCCCGGAGACCGGGGGGGGTCGGCCCTTTTTCACCATGCCCCTGATGACCGGCGGCCTGATCACGGCGCTGGGGCCGCTGGAAGACGCGCCCCTGCCGCTGGCCCGCTTCCTGACCGCGGCGGCCTTCGCCTCGCGGGCGCTGCACTTCATCCACGCCCAGGGCATCACGCACCGCGACCTGACACCGGGCAACGTGCTGCTGGACGACGCCGGCCTGCCGCGCATCATGGATTTCGGGCTGGTGGCGCTGACCGAGCACACCCGGCACCTCACGCGCAGCGGCGTTACGCTGGGCACGCCCGCCTACATGGCGCCGGAGCAGGCCAAAGGGGTGGGGGTCGGCCCGCGCAGCGACCTGTACGCGCTGGGGGCGGTGCTCTACCGGGTGGCCTGCGGCATTCCGCCCTTCGTGGGCGACAGCGACCAGAGCGTGATGTTCCAGCACGTCTACGAGCGCGTGCCCGACCCCCGCGACCTCAACCCGGCGGTGCCCGACGCCGTGGCGCGCGTGCTGCTGGCCCTGCTCGCCAAGCGCCCCGAGGAGCGGCCGGAAGATGGCGAGGCGCTGGCGCACCTGTGGGCGCTGGCGCGCCGCGACGTCTGGACGAACCACGCCCGCGGCCAGTACCGGGGCGGGCGCACCCGCACGGGCGAGCACCCGGACGGCCCCGCCCGCGTCTCGACCCTGCGCGAGGCCTGGAGCGTGCCCCTGCCCGGTGAGGTCACCTGGCCAGCGGCGGTGGTCGGCGAGGGCGATCTGGTGGCGGTGGGCACGCGCGGCGGGCAGCTCGTGCTGACCCATTCCTCGGGGCGGCCCTTCGCCACCTTCGCGGCCAAGGACGAGGTCACGGCGCCCGCCACCTTCCACGGCGGCCACATCCTGTTCGGCGCCTGGGACGGCACCCTGCGGCGGGTGGAGCTGCATTCCGGCGCGGAACTGTGGCGCCATCAGGCGCGCGCCGAGCTGACCGGCGCCCCGACCCTCTGGCAGGGCCGCGTGCTGGCCAGCAGCCGCGACGGCCACCTGCACGCCCTGGACGCCATGACCGGCGAACTGGCCTGGGCCTACCGCGCCGGCGGGCCGGTGGCGGCCAGTCCGCTGATCTGGGCCGGCGCCGCCCTGCTCTTCGACGAGAGCGGCTGGCTGCACGCCCTCGATGCCCACACCGGCCACCCCCTGTGGCGGGTGGAGGTCGGCACCGTCCACGCCACCCCGGCCCTGCTGCCCACCGGCAGCGGCGAGGCCACGCTGGTGGTCGCCACCTGGGAGGGCGAGGTTCATGCCCTGGCGCTGGGCGTGGAGCGCGGCCGGGCGGTGCTGCGCGGGCCTGAACCGACCCTCTGGACCTACGACCTGGAGGACGAGGTCTGGGCGTCCCCGGCCCTCACGCGCAGCGACAGCACCCAGGGCCTGGCGATCCTGGCGGGCTGGGGCGGCACCGTGCGGGCCCTGCGCCTGTCGGACGGCGAGGACGTCTGGTCGCACGCCCTGGAGGGCCGCGTGACGGCCAGCCCGGTGATCAGCGCCGGGCTGGTGTTCCTGGTCTCCGAGTCGGGCGAACTCGCGGCGCTGGATGTCCGCACGGGTGCGCCCCGCTGGCGGCACCGCGAGCGCACCGGCGTCCAGGCCACGCCGCTGGCCGCCGACGGCACGCTGTACGTGGCCTTCATGAACGGCACCCTGCGCGCCTACCGCTGCCCGGTGCTGGAGCCGGGGGCCTGA